AATAACAATAATTATCAGACTGCTTTTACTATTACAATAGAAGCAGCAACAGGTATTACTACGGGTGTATCAGCATCTGATAGATTAACTACTATAAGAACATCTATAAAAGAGTATGCGAAACCATCTGATTTGCGTCGTCCTGGACATGTTTTTCCTTTGCGCGCAAAAAATGGTGGTGTTTTAAAACGCGCAGGGCATACGGAAGCAGCTGTTGATTTAGCTATATTAGCTGGATTAGGTCCATTTGGAGTATTGTGTGAAGTAACAAATGAAGATGGAAGTATGGCGCGTATTTTAGAAATTATTAAATTTTCACATAAATATACCATGCCAGTTTTGACTATTGCAGATATTATAGATTATCGAAATGCTATGTGTCCTTAAGTGTTATATGATAAAAATATCTAAAATGTTTTAATTTTAACATTAGTTCTTTTTGTAAAAGAACTATTAATTTTTTGATAAAAATATTTATATAGGGTTATAATTATAACTAGGTTTATTAGTTTTTATTTATATAAAGTTTTGTTGAAATATAATATGTTATTAAACAATTAAGTTGTATGAAATTATCATAAATAATAATTGTTTTATATTGAATAAATGATTAAGTAGTATTATTTTTCTTATAAGTTTTTAAAAATTAATTAAAGTAATTGATATTATTGCAAAATACTGTTAATAATATGCTATTAACATAGGGAATTTTTTGTGCTTGCAGTTATACGTATTATTTTAGCATCAATACTATCAGTTAGTATTTGTATACTCGGTATTATTTATTGTATATTAAGGCCAAGACATCCAAATAACACAGCTTTTTTAGGTCGTTTATTTGGAAGTATGGCACCTATATTTGGGATTACTGTTGAAATACGTAATCTTTTAAAAGATAAATTACCCAAAAATTGTATATATATATCTAATCATCAAAATAATTATGATATGGTAACGGTGTCTTGTATAGTACCGCCTCGTACTATAACAGTAGGAAAGAAAAATCTGCTTTGGATTCCGTTATTTGGTCAGTTATATTGGTTATGTGGTAATATATTAATTAATCGTTCTAGAAGATTTACTGCTTATAATACTGTATTAAAAATAGTTAGATCTATTAAAGTAGATAATATTTCTCTTTGGGTATTTCCAGAGGGAAAACGTAGCTTTAATAAAGGATTATTGCCATTCAAAACTAGTATTTTTCACGCAGCGATTTCCAATAAAATACCTATTGTGCCAATTTGTGTATCTAACCTTAATAATAAAGTAAAATTAAATCGTTGGTCTAATGGCGTAGTAATAATTGAAATTATGCCACCTATAGATACTGCAGGATATAATTTAAGCCAAGTTCGTTATGTTACTAAGTATTGTTATATGATTATGAAAAATAGAATTGATTCTTTAAGCAAAGAGTCTCTTCAACGAGAAGATCATAATTTAGTCAATTAAAAAATATATTGCTACTGTTTATATAAATATTTTTATGCAGTCCTTATATTCGCATATGATGTATTTAATATGATTTTGATAAATATGTAAAGAGTACGCATATAATATTTTGAATAGTTATTATTTATTTACACATCGATTCTATTCAATCCATGAGATAAATCTTGTATTAAATCATTAGGATCTTCTAATCCGATATGAACTCTAATTAAAGTTCCTGTAAAATCTAATGTTTTAATAGGGCGCATAGAACATAGTTCTTTAGTTTGATACGCTAAAATTAAAGATTCGAATCCGCCCCAAGAATATGCAATTTTGAAATATTTAAAATTATTAAGAAAATTGGATAATTGTACGTTGTTTAATTTTTTTTTTAAAATAAACGAAAATAATCCACTAGATCCACTAAAATTTTTTAAAAAATTATTATGTCCTTTGCATGTGGGTAAAGCTGGGTGATTGACTCGTTCTATAGCGGGGTGCTGAGATAACCATTTGGCAATGTGTAATCCATTTTCTTCATGTTGTTTTAATCTTATATGTAATGTGCGTAATCCCCTAGATGCCATATATGCAGTATCAGTATCTACCATTTGTCCCATTAAGTAATATTGTTTCTGTAATCTTTCCCAGCAACGTTCGTTAGATACTGCTGTTCCTATCATCGCATCAGAATGACCTATGATATATTTAGTGCCAGATTGCAGGGAAATATCTACACCGATATCTAAGGGTTTTAAAAATACTCCAGCAGACCAAGTATTATCCAAGATAATAGTAGTATCTGGTTTTTTTTTACGAATTGCTTGCACTATACTAGGTATATTTTGTACTTCCATAGTGATGGAACCTGGAGATTCTAATATAACTAAACAGGTATTGTAATGAATCAAATTATAAATTTCTTGCTCAATAAGTGGATCAAACCAAGTAATATTTATATTCATTTTTTTTGCAATATATCGACAGAATTTTTGTGTTGGTTCATACGCAGATTCTGTAATTAAAATATGATCTCCTGGATTTACAAAAGAAAGAATTGTGTGGGTAATAGCTGCTGTGCCACAGGGATATAACGCACAACCCACTCCATGTTCTAGTTCTGTCATTGATTTACAGAAAGAAAAATGAGTTATAGTGCCATAGCGTCCATAAAACAGTTGTTTTGAATAGTGGTGTTCTTTAGCAATTTTTTTTTGTTCTTCAACAGAATCAAATATTACTGAAGATGTACGTTGAATAATGGGATTAATTGCTCCATGTGTATATTTTTTGCTTCTTCCTGAAATAATTAATTTGGTTTTAATTGTACTCATAAGTGTTATATTTATTTAAATAAATTTAAAGTTATAATTTATATAATATTGTTTTTAGATTCTATAAGTTCTATTTAGTTTTCTTAAATATGTTATTTTATTTCCTTATAATAATCTCTTGTGGTAAAGATTTGCAAGCAAGAATCAATATAAAGTTTTTTTATATAAAATCTTTTATTTAAAAATTTATAGTTATATGAATGACAGTTCTTGAATTTTATCAATTAGTATTCATCAATAGAACATTGTATGAGTTAGTAAATTTATTTATATGCAGATGGTTTATGGTTCTTAAAATTAGATACATCATATTTCACATGCAAAATAGATATTTTACGTTCTATTCACATAAAAATTTTTGTAGATTTGTCGTGCTATATTTTAATTATAATTCTGTGTTACTATATGTTGATCAGTATTACTATTTTATTACTATCAGTAGTAGTGCATATTGCTGTTAGCAATGTTGGCTTGTATATATCAGTATCATATAATAATTTTGGTCGCAACAGTTAAAAATTAATATATTTAAATATCAATTATTACATTTTGTTCTGTGAGTTTAGTTAAATAGAGCGTTGTTCATATTTAACAAAATTGTTCTTTTATGTATCCTTTTAATATTCTTAATAAAAGTTTTTAAATAAGAAAAAATTAATTTGAGAATAATTATATTAATAGCACTGGTTAATTTTAAATTTAGAATTTTATTGTAAATGCCCGGACTTGGAATTGAACCAAGGACACGAGGATCTTCAGTCCTCTGCTCTACCGACTGAGCTATCCGGGCTCTTGATTTTACATGTGTATTGAAAGAATATTTTTCTATAAAATCTTTTGATAGCTTATTCTATCAAAAAAATTTTTTTTTAAAAGCAAAAAATAGCAAAAGCAATTTTAAAAATTAATTGTAATTTTTTAGTTTTTACATTTAAATTCTGTTGTTTAAAATATTACGTTTGAGGTAATACTGATTGCATCCATGATAGATAATTAGAGTCGCCATCCAGAATCGGTAATACTAATAACTCTGGTATTTTATAAGGATGAATTTCTTTTATTGTTTTAAACACTGAGGTTTTTAGAGTATTTCGTGTTTTTATTAATAATTGTATTTCGGTATCAGTTGTAAGCGTATTGTTCCAATAATAGAATGACTGTACAGTGTTTATTATAGTTATGCAGGCTGCTAATTTTTGATTTAGTAAATTTTTTGTTATCTTAGAAACAAGAGATGTATGGTTAGGTATAGTGCATAAAATAATTATCATTTTATAGTACCTTGTTGAATTATTGTAGTATTCTTACTTAAGATATTAGTATTTTGTGGAGCAGCATAAATTGTTTAAATATTATCTCATAATGTATATATGTGTATGTAAATTAAAAAATTTCTTATTTCCCCTTGAAGCAATCTGTAATGCCCCCATTTTAGATATTGTCTTGAGGCAGTAATATTAATAGAACTTGCGTCTAATATATAGTGCGAATCTAATAGATTTATTATACAAATAGTATATAATATGTAATTAGGAGTATTAAATGAAAATTCGTCCATTGCATGATCGTGTAATTGTTAAGCGTAAAGAGGTTGAATCAAAATCTGCTGGAGGTATCGTATTGACTGGATCTGCAGCTGGTAAGTCTACTAGAGGAGAGGTGTTGGCTGTTGGTCATGGCCGTGTTTTGGAAAACGGAGGGGTAAAAGCTTTAGATGTACGTGTTGGTGATACCGTAATTTTCAATGACGGTTATGGTGTAAAAGTTGAAAAAATTGATAACGAGGAAGTATTAATTATGTCAGAAAGCGATATCCTTGCTATCGTTGAGAAATAATTCACGACTAACTTATTAATTGAATTTAAAATTTTTAAGGAAAATGAAATGGCAGCTAAAGATGTAAAATTTGGTAATGATGCTCGTGTTAAGATGCTTCGTGGTGTTAATGTTTTAGCCGATGCAGTGAAAGTTACTCTTGGACCTAAAGGTAGGAATGTGGTTTTAGACAAATCTTTTGGAGCGCCGGTTATAACTAAAGATGGTGTTTCCGTAGCACGAGAAATTGAGTTAGAAGATAAATTTGAAAACATGGGTGCTCAAATGGTTAAGGAGGTTGCATCCAAGGCTAATGATTCAGCAGGTGATGGAACTACTACTGCTACTGTGTTAGCTCAATCTATAGTTAATGAAGGGCTGAAAGCCGTTGCTGCTGGTATGAATCCTATGGATCTAAAGCGTGGTATTGATAAAGCAGTAGTCGCAGCAGTAGAAGAACTAAAAAAACTATCAGTACCTTGTTCTGATCCTAAAGCTATAGCACAAGTTGGTACTATTTCTGCAAATTCTGATGAAACTGTAGGAAAATTGATTGCCCAAGCTATGGATAAAGTAGGTAAAGAAGGTGTAATTACTGTAGAAGAGGGGTCTGGTTTACAGGATGAATTAGATGTGGTGGAAGGCATGCAGTTTGACAGAGGTTATTTGTCTCCTTATTTTGTAAATAAACCGGAAAGTGGTGCGGTTGAATTGGAGCATCCTTTCATTTTATTAGCAGATAAGAAAATTTCTAATATTAGAGAAATGTTGCCTATATTAGAATCTGTTGCGAAAGCAGGAAAACCGTTACTTATTATTGCTGAAGATGTTGAAGGAGAAGCTTTGGCTACTTTAGTAGTAAATAATATGCGTGGAATAGTAAAAGTAACTGCTGTTAAAGCTCCAGGATTTGGAGATCGTCGTAAAGCTATGTTGCAAGATATAGCAGTGTTAACTGCTGGAACTGTAATCTCTGAAGAAATTGGATTAGAGTTAGAAAAATCAACTTTAGAAGATATGGGTCAAGCTAAACGTGTTGTTATCACTAAAGATGCCACTACCATTATTGATGGTGTAGGCAATAAGTCTGCTATAAATAGTCGTGTAGCGCAGATTAATCAGCAACGGGATGAAGCAACTTCTGATTATGATCGTGAAAAATTACAAGAACGTGTTGCTAAATTAGCGGGTGGTGTTGCTGTAATTAAGGTCGGGGCAGCTACTGAAGTGGAAATGAAAGAAAAGAAAGCTCGGGTAGAGGATGCCTTGCATGCAACTCGTGCTGCTGTTGAAGAGGGTGTTGTTGCAGGAGGTGGAGTTGCTTTAATTCGTGTAGCTAATGCTATTCGTAATTTGTCTGGTGACAATGAGGATCAAGATGTTGGTATTAAAGTGGCTCGTCGTGCGATGGAAGCGCCTTTGCGTCAGATTATGGCAAACGCCGGAGAAGAGCCATCAGTAATAGCTAATAACGTTAGATCTGGAGAAGGGAATACCGGTTATAACGCAGCTACTGAAAAATATGGTAATATGATAGAACTAGGAATTTTAGATCCTACTAAAGTAACTCGTTCTGCTTTGCAATATGCTGCATCTATCGCAGGTTTAATGATTACTACTGAATGTATGGTTACTGAATTACCTAAAGAAGATAAACCTGATTTAGGTGGCGCTGCTGGAGCTGGTGGCAATATGGGTGGTATGATGTAATAAATAGCACTACTATTTTAGCATAATAGTAATGTAAAAATGTTGTATATTATGTTTCTTATTTCTTGAAAGAAATAAGAAAGGTGCAAACGAACCGATAACATTATTAGTATTATTGTTAATATTGAGGTTTTTCGGTTCGTTTTTTTGTTAATTTTAAAATATTTATATTTTCTTTTTATTATGGTAATATATCATATTAATGATTTTAAGTCTGGTCTTAAAATAATTCAAAATAATGAACCATGTATTATTTTACATGCAGAAGCTATAAAACCCGGAAAAGGTCAAGCATTTAGTCGTGTACGATTTAAACAAATTAAATCAGGGAAAATTTTAGAAAAAACTGTTAAATCTGGCGATTTTTTTGAATCTGCTGATCTTGTAGAAGTAGATTTAGTATATATTTACAATGATAATATATTTTGGTATTTTATTAATGAAAAAAATTTTGAAGAAATTGCAGTAGCCGAACAAATAATAGGCAATAATGTTAAATGGATGGTTAATCAATTACACTATGCCGTGACTTTGTGGAATAGCGCTCCCATCCTAGTAGTACCTCCTGAATATATAGGATTAAAAATTATAAATACTAGTATTTCTACAAAGAAGAGATATACTGCGTCTTTATCTGGATCTTCTGGAATTAAATTAGCTACAGTGAGTACTGGTGCTATCATTAAAGTTCCCCTTTTTATACAATCAGGTGATGTAGTAAAAGTTAACACTCGTTCTGGTATATATGTATCTAGAATAAGATAAATAATAAAATAAAGAGTTATTTTTTATAATTTATTGAGATTGTTAACGGTTAGTATTTATTTATTTTTTTAAAAATCTTTGTGCATATATAATTGTAGGTAATAAAGATAGGTAGGTATATAAGGCATATTTAATCCTTTATCTTTATAGTAGTTAAAAATTAACATATGTATTTGATGGCGTATAAGCATACGATATTTTATATCTGATACATATGTTCTTGCTTCAAGAATAGGAAATCCTTGTTGTATATTAGCTAAATATATTTCCGGGGATGGATTTTCTAAAATATATGGCACTGTTTTTATCATTTTTAATATAGTTTTTATTACAGTATTTATATTAGTTTGAGGTGGTACAGGAAATCTTAAAACTACACGTATTATTTTGTCTGATAAAGACCAATTAATAAATTTTTTTGTAATGAATTCTCGATTTGGGACGATGATTTCTCTGTGATCCCAGTCAGTAATAATTGTTGCTCTAATACTAATTTTTGTTATATTACCGGTAAAATTATCAATAGTTACAGTATCTCCGATACGAATTGGTTTTTCAAATAAAATCATTACTCCAGAAATAAAATTAGCAAAAATTTCTTGTAGACCAAAGCCCAAACCTACACCTAATGCAGCTATTAACCATTGTATCTTAACCCATTCTATCCCTATTAACGAACATCCTATGATACCGCCAAGTAACATTAATATATATTTAGTTAATGTCGTGATAGTATATCGTGTTCCTGAAGAAATATTTAGACGTTGTAGAAAAGTTAATTCTAAAAATGCTGGTAAATTTCGCGCTGTTTGTGTAGTAATAATGATTACTAGAATAGCAATAAGAAAAGCGTTAAGAGTGATCGGTTGAATATTATCTATGCCCTTAATAGTAGACGTTACATCCCATAATGTAATGTTTTCTAAAAATGAAAACGCTGATCGTAATTCTGACCATAACAAAGTCATTAATAATAAAGCAATAAGTGTTAATATAGATCGTATTAATTGTAAAGATTGTGCACTAATAGTATCTAAATCTAAATTATTTTTATTTTCTTTATTATGCAGAGTTAGTGTGTTTATTTTCTCTATAGAATTTCGTAAATTGTTATTTTTTTTTTCTTTTGATGAAAGAATGGTACACTGTGTTTTTGATGATTTAAGTGTAAAGTACATACTTTGTATATGCATCCATCTACGAATAATGTGATATATTATCAATATTATCACCCAAATTAGTAAAGAGATTTCTAGTCGGGCTAACAATGCTTGCGTAGCAAAAAAGTAACCTATACTTACAGTAAATACAGAGATTATTGGAGCGCATAACATTATATTCCATAAAAAATGGTTAATAATATTATCAGAAGATTTGTATTTGTTTGTATGTAAATTTAAACCAAAAATTTTTAGTTTATTTGTGATAAATATCAAGTAAATACATAATGATATAAAACATAATCTGCCTAAAGTATTATGGAATTCTTGATTATTATAATGGTTGAATATCATGGTAGTAGTTGTTAAAAAAATAATTATGCTTACATTATAAATATAATTCTTTGAAAAAATTATCTGTACTTTTTTTTGAGACCACCCAAAATGGGTAATAAATAATCCATGTGTAGATGCGAATCGCGCGCCTATTAATAAAATCCACAATAAAATAGTTGTACTACGCATGCTATCACCAATTACTTCATAAGTAATGCATGACCAAGAATTACTTAAATTGTATCCTATAATTTCCCATGCAATGGGAAATGGTAATGATATTAATATTGAACTCCATATATTATGAAAAGTGACTAAAAAATTATCTTGATTAATTTTACCTATTTTTTTGCTAGACTGTTCTAGAAATTTTTGATAAAAATAATATGCTATATAATATATTATTATATATATACTGATGCATAATATTGTTAATATTAGTATTTTCTTTTTAACAAAAAGAATTTCATATAGTATTTTTACTAGATTTTTTAATTTATACATCGTTAATAATTTGTAACAATCTTGATAAACGTCTAAAGGATAAGAAATAGTAATCGGAGGAATGTCAGGTATCCAAAATAAATAACGGTGTATAGCTTTATACATATCTTTTAAAATATTTTGAAGTTCTTCAGAAGAAATTTTTAATTTTGTTAATGCGAGAATTTGAGTATCGAAACTATTTAATAACATAATAATAATATTACGTTGTTTAGTTATTTGTGATGTAATAATATGTTGTTGTGATAGTGTAAGTGATGTGTTGTCATCTTGTTTATTTTTTAAAGGTAGAAAAGTTAGTTTTTTTAATTTATTTTCATATATTAATCGTTGACTCCTTAATTTTTTCATATCATGATCAATTTTTTGTAATTTTGGCATTTTTGGTAATTTAGAAAATTGAGAGCGTAATGTTGCGCCAAGCACAGGAGATTTATTTAACCATTGAGCTTGATTAGTTAGGTTAGTTAAAGCTTGTTTCACTTGTAAAGTATGTAAGGAAACTTCTTGTTGTTTTAATGCAATCTTATTTATATTACGTGTTTGTTGTTCTAAAATCATTAAGAGTTCGTGAGTAATATATACTTGTTGTTTGATAGATTTAGGTAATAAATCATTTTTTATATTTAAAATAATTGTATTATCTTGAATAGATAGATATTTAAATTGTTTTTCATGTAAAAAATTTGAATATTTTTTGAATATTTTTAAGATATTAAAAGTGGAATTATATTTTTTTTCAGACAATGCTGAATTTAATTCAGATACTGTGTATTTGTGAATAATATTAATTTTGCGGTCAGCAAATTCTAATTTGGATGTTTTTGATAGTCTAATTTTTTGATATTCGCATAACGAGATGAATTTATTTTTTTTTACTAGTAGATTATTTTTATGAAATAGTAATATTTTTTGTATTTTTAAAAAATTTAATATATTTCTGAATTTTATTATTTTTTGTGATATTAATGTTGTTAACTCATTTATATAATGAGTAGTGATTTTTTTTTGCTGATTTATTTTTAATAAATTTATTATTTTATTATTAATAAATATTAATCTTTTGTTTAATTTTTTATTATAAATATTTAGGTCTAAAAAAATATTTTGATTATGTATATTGTAATGAAGTATTTTCCACTGAAAAATCATGTAAAAATAATTATTTATTTTTTTTTTACATTTCCACGGTTCTATCTTAGAAGAATTATGTTCAATAGCACAACATAATGTAGATTTTAGATCATTTACAAAAAAATTTTTATTATTAATTTTTCCTTGCATGGAAGGGAAAAAATCTGTTTTTATTTTTTGTGTTTCTAGCAAGTTAGATGCAGATATTGGACTTGGAAATAACAATATCAAAATATATATAAGTATTAATGAAAATATTTTATATAAACAGTTGGTTTGTTTGTTAAAAATCACCATATAGCATCATTTCGTGTAAATTTACAAAAATAATATTTTTCCGATATATCATTTTTATATGTATAAACTTTATATGTGATTATTTTTAGTTTTTTGAATTATCATTATAACCTTGAGCTAAAGGCATACCAATTCGGGCTACATCATGTGGTTGAAATTTATTTATTATTACTTTTTTGCTGTCAAATAAGTTGATTACAGTAGACCCCAATTTAAATAATCCCATTTCATTTCCCTTTTTTAATATGATTGTATTATGATGACTATCATTATTAGTGTCTTTTTGTGGATAATGCCAATGTTTAACTACACCAGCTCTTGGTGGAGTGATAGTACCAAGCCATGTGGTTTTAATGCTACCTACTATCATGGAACCGATTAAAATTTGAGCCATATAACCAAAATTTGTTTCA
This sequence is a window from Candidatus Blochmannia ocreatus. Protein-coding genes within it:
- the metC gene encoding cystathionine beta-lyase: MSTIKTKLIISGRSKKYTHGAINPIIQRTSSVIFDSVEEQKKIAKEHHYSKQLFYGRYGTITHFSFCKSMTELEHGVGCALYPCGTAAITHTILSFVNPGDHILITESAYEPTQKFCRYIAKKMNINITWFDPLIEQEIYNLIHYNTCLVILESPGSITMEVQNIPSIVQAIRKKKPDTTIILDNTWSAGVFLKPLDIGVDISLQSGTKYIIGHSDAMIGTAVSNERCWERLQKQYYLMGQMVDTDTAYMASRGLRTLHIRLKQHEENGLHIAKWLSQHPAIERVNHPALPTCKGHNNFLKNFSGSSGLFSFILKKKLNNVQLSNFLNNFKYFKIAYSWGGFESLILAYQTKELCSMRPIKTLDFTGTLIRVHIGLEDPNDLIQDLSHGLNRIDV
- the mscM gene encoding miniconductance mechanosensitive channel MscM, producing MVIFNKQTNCLYKIFSLILIYILILLFPSPISASNLLETQKIKTDFFPSMQGKINNKNFFVNDLKSTLCCAIEHNSSKIEPWKCKKKINNYFYMIFQWKILHYNIHNQNIFLDLNIYNKKLNKRLIFINNKIINLLKINQQKKITTHYINELTTLISQKIIKFRNILNFLKIQKILLFHKNNLLVKKNKFISLCEYQKIRLSKTSKLEFADRKINIIHKYTVSELNSALSEKKYNSTFNILKIFKKYSNFLHEKQFKYLSIQDNTIILNIKNDLLPKSIKQQVYITHELLMILEQQTRNINKIALKQQEVSLHTLQVKQALTNLTNQAQWLNKSPVLGATLRSQFSKLPKMPKLQKIDHDMKKLRSQRLIYENKLKKLTFLPLKNKQDDNTSLTLSQQHIITSQITKQRNIIIMLLNSFDTQILALTKLKISSEELQNILKDMYKAIHRYLFWIPDIPPITISYPLDVYQDCYKLLTMYKLKNLVKILYEILFVKKKILILTILCISIYIIIYYIAYYFYQKFLEQSSKKIGKINQDNFLVTFHNIWSSILISLPFPIAWEIIGYNLSNSWSCITYEVIGDSMRSTTILLWILLIGARFASTHGLFITHFGWSQKKVQIIFSKNYIYNVSIIIFLTTTTMIFNHYNNQEFHNTLGRLCFISLCIYLIFITNKLKIFGLNLHTNKYKSSDNIINHFLWNIMLCAPIISVFTVSIGYFFATQALLARLEISLLIWVIILIIYHIIRRWMHIQSMYFTLKSSKTQCTILSSKEKKNNNLRNSIEKINTLTLHNKENKNNLDLDTISAQSLQLIRSILTLIALLLMTLLWSELRSAFSFLENITLWDVTSTIKGIDNIQPITLNAFLIAILVIIITTQTARNLPAFLELTFLQRLNISSGTRYTITTLTKYILMLLGGIIGCSLIGIEWVKIQWLIAALGVGLGFGLQEIFANFISGVMILFEKPIRIGDTVTIDNFTGNITKISIRATIITDWDHREIIVPNREFITKKFINWSLSDKIIRVVLRFPVPPQTNINTVIKTILKMIKTVPYILENPSPEIYLANIQQGFPILEARTYVSDIKYRMLIRHQIHMLIFNYYKDKGLNMPYIPTYLYYLQLYMHKDF
- the efp gene encoding elongation factor P encodes the protein MVIYHINDFKSGLKIIQNNEPCIILHAEAIKPGKGQAFSRVRFKQIKSGKILEKTVKSGDFFESADLVEVDLVYIYNDNIFWYFINEKNFEEIAVAEQIIGNNVKWMVNQLHYAVTLWNSAPILVVPPEYIGLKIINTSISTKKRYTASLSGSSGIKLATVSTGAIIKVPLFIQSGDVVKVNTRSGIYVSRIR
- the ribB gene encoding 3,4-dihydroxy-2-butanone-4-phosphate synthase yields the protein MHQDILSTFGTSRERVENALDALRYGRGILVMDDENRENEGDMVFAAENMTVEQMALAIRYGSGIVCLCLTEDRCKQLNLPVMVENNNNNYQTAFTITIEAATGITTGVSASDRLTTIRTSIKEYAKPSDLRRPGHVFPLRAKNGGVLKRAGHTEAAVDLAILAGLGPFGVLCEVTNEDGSMARILEIIKFSHKYTMPVLTIADIIDYRNAMCP
- a CDS encoding co-chaperone GroES; the protein is MKIRPLHDRVIVKRKEVESKSAGGIVLTGSAAGKSTRGEVLAVGHGRVLENGGVKALDVRVGDTVIFNDGYGVKVEKIDNEEVLIMSESDILAIVEK
- a CDS encoding 1-acylglycerol-3-phosphate O-acyltransferase — translated: MLAVIRIILASILSVSICILGIIYCILRPRHPNNTAFLGRLFGSMAPIFGITVEIRNLLKDKLPKNCIYISNHQNNYDMVTVSCIVPPRTITVGKKNLLWIPLFGQLYWLCGNILINRSRRFTAYNTVLKIVRSIKVDNISLWVFPEGKRSFNKGLLPFKTSIFHAAISNKIPIVPICVSNLNNKVKLNRWSNGVVIIEIMPPIDTAGYNLSQVRYVTKYCYMIMKNRIDSLSKESLQREDHNLVN
- the cutA gene encoding divalent-cation tolerance protein CutA, with protein sequence MIIILCTIPNHTSLVSKITKNLLNQKLAACITIINTVQSFYYWNNTLTTDTEIQLLIKTRNTLKTSVFKTIKEIHPYKIPELLVLPILDGDSNYLSWMQSVLPQT
- the groL gene encoding chaperonin GroEL (60 kDa chaperone family; promotes refolding of misfolded polypeptides especially under stressful conditions; forms two stacked rings of heptamers to form a barrel-shaped 14mer; ends can be capped by GroES; misfolded proteins enter the barrel where they are refolded when GroES binds), whose protein sequence is MAAKDVKFGNDARVKMLRGVNVLADAVKVTLGPKGRNVVLDKSFGAPVITKDGVSVAREIELEDKFENMGAQMVKEVASKANDSAGDGTTTATVLAQSIVNEGLKAVAAGMNPMDLKRGIDKAVVAAVEELKKLSVPCSDPKAIAQVGTISANSDETVGKLIAQAMDKVGKEGVITVEEGSGLQDELDVVEGMQFDRGYLSPYFVNKPESGAVELEHPFILLADKKISNIREMLPILESVAKAGKPLLIIAEDVEGEALATLVVNNMRGIVKVTAVKAPGFGDRRKAMLQDIAVLTAGTVISEEIGLELEKSTLEDMGQAKRVVITKDATTIIDGVGNKSAINSRVAQINQQRDEATSDYDREKLQERVAKLAGGVAVIKVGAATEVEMKEKKARVEDALHATRAAVEEGVVAGGGVALIRVANAIRNLSGDNEDQDVGIKVARRAMEAPLRQIMANAGEEPSVIANNVRSGEGNTGYNAATEKYGNMIELGILDPTKVTRSALQYAASIAGLMITTECMVTELPKEDKPDLGGAAGAGGNMGGMM